Proteins from one Diprion similis isolate iyDipSimi1 chromosome 3, iyDipSimi1.1, whole genome shotgun sequence genomic window:
- the LOC124404276 gene encoding tetratricopeptide repeat protein 14 homolog isoform X4, protein MESMEPRLVAQALNYHGQQLQKVWEGERNENELTLLNLKEPSFEIYQQRQKTLSFSDRGKRLKLQQFIAKKADALYDKANLDKPAQPIKQDFGDEGKYQKYYATMPGLDSFVTMEKSQRIRNFLESLAVGDIIYSQVMGKSAAGLLLKILCNCSDCPRVVTDLGVKALILNTATVPAVDKKGVTRGYMANDLVCVAVSEVNVEAERVVAVMNEPARESQAPHPPMGLIHSDDLPEAYKKFMDNKGQSYETMLESSTGFNNPNNTKYLCNLMGLAQENHSNMVGLRERFPESEYANELRQTQASKWAFRSVAEGIDHFKTGRHTEAFQCLNKALTVDPRNVEGLVARGALYANGGSFKKAIDDFETALKLNQTHANARKYMAETLVALGRSYEDENNFEEARKAYENCLAIAPYHEEARNSIEYIKTKTLTVGLNPLDTFKTFETEEVPENKTKEKKKRKKERKSRSKKRQRWSSSSSSSSSGSSSSSSSDSSSSSSSGTSRSGSRSPSRKRKHKKDHRGSLSPLSKRMAQYNNPPAAIVAAHDAAVPLPYTGSRDKSDDYETKVRKFLEQTKDDSDYEDKVRKFLEETARWKREREKDKKHSESEKMKKKKKKEKKGKDKDKDDKKTRKKKKKEERKKRKSKDKLERDLEALRKSSLPDLEQLESKLSAYYAKVEKETAVLKSNAEKLAESTRREEEIRRERERERERDEAAKAYHEREPRAPLTAQQRKDIFEQEAQLIHPETKLTLDTAALNAKWKAAQAARYVNKQKEAHVQKWQDIQPDKKPPLKLDSDEDGDNEHEEKLQRAALEKSLNIRKQMQRELAEKRATTQPLVQPTPPPPLPKEPPLPKQVPVKYPTPQPQNKFQSYKEASLSTLPSSLPSSKFSSGALGGKFQPIGQTNSGNVHPPEPPGPRPPAAKTHSSQAKGPRTDSDSENDRRRRGDMKKRESLGRGGGGGGGGTAGDGNSKRISRDRPAKRNTRSRSRSGSSSGSSRSRSGRRSRSRSYSGRRSGSYERKYSRSPSGSYSRSRSRSRSRSYTRSRSRSRSGDRGYYRKRQFRPYNNRGTYYKPRFQGFNNQNHRGGGNFQNRNRFYNNNQHNNRFGNRRGGGFNNRGGGRGRGGGNRGGRFFHGKQNFRDFRDRRDFRDRRGSSRDRYSDRSYSPDPMRKVDEAKEKINKMLEGGNEAGDRERDSQRDRERERGEQQGGGGSGLPQGKRQDGPLSEGEERDDDDYERWGEGEGGESANNKNDDDDHDDEAFPPGTTGDASLEGKDIFIERMKQRSKNVLMQRALAAKIW, encoded by the exons ATGGAGTCTATGGAGCCGCGCTTAGTTGCGCAAGCGTTGAATTACCATGGGCAGCAGTTACAGAAGGTGTGGGAAGGGGAGCGGAACGAGAACGAATTGACCCTGCTAAACCTTAAGGAACCTAGTTTTGAGATTTACCAGCAGCGGCAAAAAACGCTTAG tTTTAGTGATAGGGGTAAAAGATTGAAACTCCAGCAATTTATCGCTAAGAAGGCAGATGCGCTTTATGACAAAGCTAACTTGGACAAGCCTGCTCAACCAATCAAACAAGACTTTGGCGATGAGGGTAAATATCAAA aaTATTATGCGACTATGCCAGGACTAGATTCTTTCGTTACGATGGAGAAATCGCAGAggattcgtaattttttagag AGTTTGGCCGTCGGTGATATTATTTACTCGCAAGTTATGGGTAAAAGTGCTGCGGGTCTTCTGCTTAAAATTCTTTGCAACTGCAGCGACTGCCCTAGAGTAGTTACAGACCTTGGAGTAAAG GCTTTGATATTGAATACGGCCACAGTGCCGGCAGTGGACAAGAAGGGTGTTACACGGGGCTACATGGCCAACGATCTCGTCTGCGTCGCAGTGAGTGAGGTTAACGTTGAAGCGGAACGTGTCGTTGCCGTTATGAATGAACCTGCCCGAGAATCCCAAGCTCCGCACCCTCCTATGGGCCTTATTCATTCTGATGATCTTCCCGAAGCTTACAA GAAATTTATGGACAACAAGGGACAGAGTTATGAAACGATGTTGGAGAGTAGCACTGGCTTCAACAACCCCAACAACACTAAATATCTTTGCAACTTGATGGGTCTTGCACAAGAAAATCATTCCAACATGGTTGGACTCAG GGAAAGATTCCCTGAGTCTGAATATGCCAATGAGTTGAGACAGACGCAGGCCAGTAAGTGGGCATTCCGAAGTGTCGCCGAAGGCATAGATCACTTCAAGACTGGGCGTCACACCGAAGCTTTCCAATGCCTGAACAAAGCTTTGACTGTAGATCCCCGAAACGTTGAAGGACTGGTGGCTCGAGGGGCACT GTACGCCAACGGTGGAAGCTTTAAGAAAGCaatcgacgattttgagaccGCCTTAAAGCTCAACCAAACCCATGCAAACGCTCGTAAATACATGGCCGAAACACTTGTGGCGTTGGGTCGGAGTTACGAGGATGAAAACAATTTCGAAGAAGCTCGAAAGGCCTACGAGAATTGTTTGGCAATAGCACCTTACCACGAGGAAGCGAGAAATTCCATTGAGTACATAAAAACTAAAACACTGACAGTCGGGCTGAATCCTTTGGATACGTTTAAGACTTTTGAAACCGAAGAAGTAcccgaaaacaaaacaaaagagaagaagaaacgcaaaaaggagagaaagtcCCGTTCAAAGAAAAGACAGAGGTGGAGTTCAAGCTCCAGTTCATCTTCCAGTGGCTCGTCTAGCTCCTCGAGCTCAGACTCGAGCAGCTCCTCATCGTCTGGTACTTCTAGGTCTGGATCAAGGTCCCCGAGTCGCAAAAGAAAGCACAAGAAAGATCACCGCGGATCTTTGTCACCGCTTAGCAAACGCATGGCTCAATACAATAATCCACCTGCTGCCATTGTCGCGGCTCACGATGCCGCTGTTCCCTTACCCTATACAGGTTCTAGGGACAAGTCGGACGACTACGAAACCAAAGTGCGAAAGTTCTTGGAGCAAACTAAGGACGACTCTGACTACGAAGACAAG GTACGGAAGTTTTTGGAGGAGACTGCTCGCTGGAAGAGAGAACGGGAGAAAGATAAAAAGCACTCGGAGAgtgagaaaatgaagaaaaagaagaagaaagagaagaagggaAAGGATAAAGACAAAGATGATAAGAAaactagaaagaaaaagaagaaggaagagcGTAAGAAACGCAAGAGCAAAGACAAACTCGAACGCGACTTGGAAGCCCTTCGGAAATCTTCGCTCCCCGATCTAGAACAGCTTGAATCAAAACTGAGCGCCTACTAcgcgaaagttgaaaaagaaacggcTGTATTGAAGAg CAACGCAGAGAAACTTGCTGAAAGCACACGTAGAGAAGAGGAAATTCGTAGAGAAAGAGAacgagaaagggagagagacgAAGCTGCTAAAGCCTATCATGAACGAGAGCCAAGGGCGCCGCTGACTGCGCAACAACGCAAAG ATATATTTGAGCAAGAAGCTCAGCTGATTCATCCAGAAACAAAATTAACGTTGGATACAGCTGCTCTCAACGCCAAATGGAAGGCTGCCCAGGCGGCTAGATACGTCAACAA ACAAAAAGAAGCGCACGTGCAGAAGTGGCAGGACATTCAACCGGATAAAAAGCCGCCACTTAAGTTAGACAGCGACGAAGATGGAGATAACGAGCACGAAGAAAAGCTACAGAGAGCGGCACTGGAGAAATCGTTGAACATAAGAAAGCAAATGCAACGTGAATTGGCCGAAAAAAGAGCCACAACGCAGCCGTTGGTTCAGCCAACACCGCCGCCTCCGCTGCCAAAGGAACCGCCGCTACCGAAACAGGTTCCAGTCAAGTACCCGACTCCCCAGCCCCAAAACAAATTCCAGTCTTATAAAGAGGCCTCGCTGTCCACTTTGCCATCTTCTCTGCCCTCGAGTAAATTCTCCTCTGGTGCACTCGGCGGTAAGTTCCAGCCGATCGGTCAAACGAACAGCGGCAATGTCCATCCGCCAGAACCGCCTGGTCCTCGACCGCCGGCTGCGAAAACTCACAGCAGCCAAGCGAAGGGTCCGAGAACCGATTCAGACAGTGAAAACGACCGCCGGAGGCGCGGTGACATGAAGAAGCGAGAGTCTCTTGGTCGAGGCGGCGGTGGTGGTGGCGGTGGAACGGCCGGTGACGGGAATTCGAAGAGAATAAGTCGCGACCGCCCTGCTAAGCGGAATACGCGAAGTCGATCACGCAGTGGATCGAGTTCTGGATCGTCGCGGTCGCGGTCTGGCAGACGATCGCGGTCCAGGTCGTACTCGGGGCGTAGATCCGGTAGCTACGAGCGTAAATATAGCCGCTCGCCGTCCGGTTCGTACAGCAGATCGAGGTCCAGGTCGCGGTCACGGTCCTACACGAGAAGCCGTAGCCGCAGCAGGTCGGGAGACCGCGGTTACTATAGGAAACGGCAGTTCAGACCGTACAACAACAGAGGAACATACTACAAGCCGCGGTTCCAGGGTTTCAACAACCAGAACCATCGGGGCGGTGGAAACTTCCAGAACAGGAACAGGTTCTACAACAACAACCAGCACAACAACCGTTTCGGAAACCGGCGAGGCGGAGGCTTCAACAACCGCGGAGGTGGTCGCGGTAGGGGCGGGGGAAACAGGGGTGGCCGATTTTTCCACGGTAAACAAAACTTCCGGGACTTCCGGGACCGGCGAGACTTCAGGGACAGGCGAGGATCGTCGCGCGATAGATACAGCGACAGAAGCTACTCACCCGATCCGATGCGAAAGGTAGACGAGGCCAAAGAGAAGATAAACAAGATGCTCGAGGGCGGGAACGAGGCCGGGGATCGGGAGAGAGACTCCCAGCGGGATAGAGAGAGGGAGCGAGGCGAGCAGCAGGGTGGCGGGGGCTCCGGCCTCCCGCAAGGCAAAAGACAGGACGGCCCTCTGAGCGAGGGGGAGGAGAGGGACGATGATGACTACGAGAGGTGGGGGGAAGGGGAGGGGGGCGAGTCAGCTAACAACAAG aacgacgacgacgaccatGACGACGAGGCTTTCCCACCCGGTACCACTGGCGACGCTAGCCTGGAAGGAAAGGATATCTTCATTGAGCGAATGAAGCAACGAAGCAAGAATGTTTTAATGCAGAGAGCCCTCGCAGCCAAGATCTGGTAG
- the LOC124404276 gene encoding serine/arginine repetitive matrix protein 2-like isoform X6: MTPKCLLKLNFQCEMQILRCYSLSTTRKFMDNKGQSYETMLESSTGFNNPNNTKYLCNLMGLAQENHSNMVGLRERFPESEYANELRQTQASKWAFRSVAEGIDHFKTGRHTEAFQCLNKALTVDPRNVEGLVARGALYANGGSFKKAIDDFETALKLNQTHANARKYMAETLVALGRSYEDENNFEEARKAYENCLAIAPYHEEARNSIEYIKTKTLTVGLNPLDTFKTFETEEVPENKTKEKKKRKKERKSRSKKRQRWSSSSSSSSSGSSSSSSSDSSSSSSSGTSRSGSRSPSRKRKHKKDHRGSLSPLSKRMAQYNNPPAAIVAAHDAAVPLPYTGSRDKSDDYETKVRKFLEQTKDDSDYEDKVRKFLEETARWKREREKDKKHSESEKMKKKKKKEKKGKDKDKDDKKTRKKKKKEERKKRKSKDKLERDLEALRKSSLPDLEQLESKLSAYYAKVEKETAVLKSNAEKLAESTRREEEIRRERERERERDEAAKAYHEREPRAPLTAQQRKDIQRKPITDIFEQEAQLIHPETKLTLDTAALNAKWKAAQAARYVNKQKEAHVQKWQDIQPDKKPPLKLDSDEDGDNEHEEKLQRAALEKSLNIRKQMQRELAEKRATTQPLVQPTPPPPLPKEPPLPKQVPVKYPTPQPQNKFQSYKEASLSTLPSSLPSSKFSSGALGGKFQPIGQTNSGNVHPPEPPGPRPPAAKTHSSQAKGPRTDSDSENDRRRRGDMKKRESLGRGGGGGGGGTAGDGNSKRISRDRPAKRNTRSRSRSGSSSGSSRSRSGRRSRSRSYSGRRSGSYERKYSRSPSGSYSRSRSRSRSRSYTRSRSRSRSGDRGYYRKRQFRPYNNRGTYYKPRFQGFNNQNHRGGGNFQNRNRFYNNNQHNNRFGNRRGGGFNNRGGGRGRGGGNRGGRFFHGKQNFRDFRDRRDFRDRRGSSRDRYSDRSYSPDPMRKVDEAKEKINKMLEGGNEAGDRERDSQRDRERERGEQQGGGGSGLPQGKRQDGPLSEGEERDDDDYERWGEGEGGESANNKNDDDDHDDEAFPPGTTGDASLEGKDIFIERMKQRSKNVLMQRALAAKIW, translated from the exons ATGACACCAAAATGTCTTTTGAAGTTGAATTTCCAGTGTGAGATGCAGATTCTCAGATGCTATAGTCTGAGCACCACACG GAAATTTATGGACAACAAGGGACAGAGTTATGAAACGATGTTGGAGAGTAGCACTGGCTTCAACAACCCCAACAACACTAAATATCTTTGCAACTTGATGGGTCTTGCACAAGAAAATCATTCCAACATGGTTGGACTCAG GGAAAGATTCCCTGAGTCTGAATATGCCAATGAGTTGAGACAGACGCAGGCCAGTAAGTGGGCATTCCGAAGTGTCGCCGAAGGCATAGATCACTTCAAGACTGGGCGTCACACCGAAGCTTTCCAATGCCTGAACAAAGCTTTGACTGTAGATCCCCGAAACGTTGAAGGACTGGTGGCTCGAGGGGCACT GTACGCCAACGGTGGAAGCTTTAAGAAAGCaatcgacgattttgagaccGCCTTAAAGCTCAACCAAACCCATGCAAACGCTCGTAAATACATGGCCGAAACACTTGTGGCGTTGGGTCGGAGTTACGAGGATGAAAACAATTTCGAAGAAGCTCGAAAGGCCTACGAGAATTGTTTGGCAATAGCACCTTACCACGAGGAAGCGAGAAATTCCATTGAGTACATAAAAACTAAAACACTGACAGTCGGGCTGAATCCTTTGGATACGTTTAAGACTTTTGAAACCGAAGAAGTAcccgaaaacaaaacaaaagagaagaagaaacgcaaaaaggagagaaagtcCCGTTCAAAGAAAAGACAGAGGTGGAGTTCAAGCTCCAGTTCATCTTCCAGTGGCTCGTCTAGCTCCTCGAGCTCAGACTCGAGCAGCTCCTCATCGTCTGGTACTTCTAGGTCTGGATCAAGGTCCCCGAGTCGCAAAAGAAAGCACAAGAAAGATCACCGCGGATCTTTGTCACCGCTTAGCAAACGCATGGCTCAATACAATAATCCACCTGCTGCCATTGTCGCGGCTCACGATGCCGCTGTTCCCTTACCCTATACAGGTTCTAGGGACAAGTCGGACGACTACGAAACCAAAGTGCGAAAGTTCTTGGAGCAAACTAAGGACGACTCTGACTACGAAGACAAG GTACGGAAGTTTTTGGAGGAGACTGCTCGCTGGAAGAGAGAACGGGAGAAAGATAAAAAGCACTCGGAGAgtgagaaaatgaagaaaaagaagaagaaagagaagaagggaAAGGATAAAGACAAAGATGATAAGAAaactagaaagaaaaagaagaaggaagagcGTAAGAAACGCAAGAGCAAAGACAAACTCGAACGCGACTTGGAAGCCCTTCGGAAATCTTCGCTCCCCGATCTAGAACAGCTTGAATCAAAACTGAGCGCCTACTAcgcgaaagttgaaaaagaaacggcTGTATTGAAGAg CAACGCAGAGAAACTTGCTGAAAGCACACGTAGAGAAGAGGAAATTCGTAGAGAAAGAGAacgagaaagggagagagacgAAGCTGCTAAAGCCTATCATGAACGAGAGCCAAGGGCGCCGCTGACTGCGCAACAACGCAAAG ATATTCAAAGGAAACCAATTACAGATATATTTGAGCAAGAAGCTCAGCTGATTCATCCAGAAACAAAATTAACGTTGGATACAGCTGCTCTCAACGCCAAATGGAAGGCTGCCCAGGCGGCTAGATACGTCAACAA ACAAAAAGAAGCGCACGTGCAGAAGTGGCAGGACATTCAACCGGATAAAAAGCCGCCACTTAAGTTAGACAGCGACGAAGATGGAGATAACGAGCACGAAGAAAAGCTACAGAGAGCGGCACTGGAGAAATCGTTGAACATAAGAAAGCAAATGCAACGTGAATTGGCCGAAAAAAGAGCCACAACGCAGCCGTTGGTTCAGCCAACACCGCCGCCTCCGCTGCCAAAGGAACCGCCGCTACCGAAACAGGTTCCAGTCAAGTACCCGACTCCCCAGCCCCAAAACAAATTCCAGTCTTATAAAGAGGCCTCGCTGTCCACTTTGCCATCTTCTCTGCCCTCGAGTAAATTCTCCTCTGGTGCACTCGGCGGTAAGTTCCAGCCGATCGGTCAAACGAACAGCGGCAATGTCCATCCGCCAGAACCGCCTGGTCCTCGACCGCCGGCTGCGAAAACTCACAGCAGCCAAGCGAAGGGTCCGAGAACCGATTCAGACAGTGAAAACGACCGCCGGAGGCGCGGTGACATGAAGAAGCGAGAGTCTCTTGGTCGAGGCGGCGGTGGTGGTGGCGGTGGAACGGCCGGTGACGGGAATTCGAAGAGAATAAGTCGCGACCGCCCTGCTAAGCGGAATACGCGAAGTCGATCACGCAGTGGATCGAGTTCTGGATCGTCGCGGTCGCGGTCTGGCAGACGATCGCGGTCCAGGTCGTACTCGGGGCGTAGATCCGGTAGCTACGAGCGTAAATATAGCCGCTCGCCGTCCGGTTCGTACAGCAGATCGAGGTCCAGGTCGCGGTCACGGTCCTACACGAGAAGCCGTAGCCGCAGCAGGTCGGGAGACCGCGGTTACTATAGGAAACGGCAGTTCAGACCGTACAACAACAGAGGAACATACTACAAGCCGCGGTTCCAGGGTTTCAACAACCAGAACCATCGGGGCGGTGGAAACTTCCAGAACAGGAACAGGTTCTACAACAACAACCAGCACAACAACCGTTTCGGAAACCGGCGAGGCGGAGGCTTCAACAACCGCGGAGGTGGTCGCGGTAGGGGCGGGGGAAACAGGGGTGGCCGATTTTTCCACGGTAAACAAAACTTCCGGGACTTCCGGGACCGGCGAGACTTCAGGGACAGGCGAGGATCGTCGCGCGATAGATACAGCGACAGAAGCTACTCACCCGATCCGATGCGAAAGGTAGACGAGGCCAAAGAGAAGATAAACAAGATGCTCGAGGGCGGGAACGAGGCCGGGGATCGGGAGAGAGACTCCCAGCGGGATAGAGAGAGGGAGCGAGGCGAGCAGCAGGGTGGCGGGGGCTCCGGCCTCCCGCAAGGCAAAAGACAGGACGGCCCTCTGAGCGAGGGGGAGGAGAGGGACGATGATGACTACGAGAGGTGGGGGGAAGGGGAGGGGGGCGAGTCAGCTAACAACAAG aacgacgacgacgaccatGACGACGAGGCTTTCCCACCCGGTACCACTGGCGACGCTAGCCTGGAAGGAAAGGATATCTTCATTGAGCGAATGAAGCAACGAAGCAAGAATGTTTTAATGCAGAGAGCCCTCGCAGCCAAGATCTGGTAG
- the LOC124404276 gene encoding tetratricopeptide repeat protein 14 homolog isoform X7: protein MDNKGQSYETMLESSTGFNNPNNTKYLCNLMGLAQENHSNMVGLRERFPESEYANELRQTQASKWAFRSVAEGIDHFKTGRHTEAFQCLNKALTVDPRNVEGLVARGALYANGGSFKKAIDDFETALKLNQTHANARKYMAETLVALGRSYEDENNFEEARKAYENCLAIAPYHEEARNSIEYIKTKTLTVGLNPLDTFKTFETEEVPENKTKEKKKRKKERKSRSKKRQRWSSSSSSSSSGSSSSSSSDSSSSSSSGTSRSGSRSPSRKRKHKKDHRGSLSPLSKRMAQYNNPPAAIVAAHDAAVPLPYTGSRDKSDDYETKVRKFLEQTKDDSDYEDKVRKFLEETARWKREREKDKKHSESEKMKKKKKKEKKGKDKDKDDKKTRKKKKKEERKKRKSKDKLERDLEALRKSSLPDLEQLESKLSAYYAKVEKETAVLKSNAEKLAESTRREEEIRRERERERERDEAAKAYHEREPRAPLTAQQRKDIQRKPITDIFEQEAQLIHPETKLTLDTAALNAKWKAAQAARYVNKQKEAHVQKWQDIQPDKKPPLKLDSDEDGDNEHEEKLQRAALEKSLNIRKQMQRELAEKRATTQPLVQPTPPPPLPKEPPLPKQVPVKYPTPQPQNKFQSYKEASLSTLPSSLPSSKFSSGALGGKFQPIGQTNSGNVHPPEPPGPRPPAAKTHSSQAKGPRTDSDSENDRRRRGDMKKRESLGRGGGGGGGGTAGDGNSKRISRDRPAKRNTRSRSRSGSSSGSSRSRSGRRSRSRSYSGRRSGSYERKYSRSPSGSYSRSRSRSRSRSYTRSRSRSRSGDRGYYRKRQFRPYNNRGTYYKPRFQGFNNQNHRGGGNFQNRNRFYNNNQHNNRFGNRRGGGFNNRGGGRGRGGGNRGGRFFHGKQNFRDFRDRRDFRDRRGSSRDRYSDRSYSPDPMRKVDEAKEKINKMLEGGNEAGDRERDSQRDRERERGEQQGGGGSGLPQGKRQDGPLSEGEERDDDDYERWGEGEGGESANNKNDDDDHDDEAFPPGTTGDASLEGKDIFIERMKQRSKNVLMQRALAAKIW from the exons ATGGACAACAAGGGACAGAGTTATGAAACGATGTTGGAGAGTAGCACTGGCTTCAACAACCCCAACAACACTAAATATCTTTGCAACTTGATGGGTCTTGCACAAGAAAATCATTCCAACATGGTTGGACTCAG GGAAAGATTCCCTGAGTCTGAATATGCCAATGAGTTGAGACAGACGCAGGCCAGTAAGTGGGCATTCCGAAGTGTCGCCGAAGGCATAGATCACTTCAAGACTGGGCGTCACACCGAAGCTTTCCAATGCCTGAACAAAGCTTTGACTGTAGATCCCCGAAACGTTGAAGGACTGGTGGCTCGAGGGGCACT GTACGCCAACGGTGGAAGCTTTAAGAAAGCaatcgacgattttgagaccGCCTTAAAGCTCAACCAAACCCATGCAAACGCTCGTAAATACATGGCCGAAACACTTGTGGCGTTGGGTCGGAGTTACGAGGATGAAAACAATTTCGAAGAAGCTCGAAAGGCCTACGAGAATTGTTTGGCAATAGCACCTTACCACGAGGAAGCGAGAAATTCCATTGAGTACATAAAAACTAAAACACTGACAGTCGGGCTGAATCCTTTGGATACGTTTAAGACTTTTGAAACCGAAGAAGTAcccgaaaacaaaacaaaagagaagaagaaacgcaaaaaggagagaaagtcCCGTTCAAAGAAAAGACAGAGGTGGAGTTCAAGCTCCAGTTCATCTTCCAGTGGCTCGTCTAGCTCCTCGAGCTCAGACTCGAGCAGCTCCTCATCGTCTGGTACTTCTAGGTCTGGATCAAGGTCCCCGAGTCGCAAAAGAAAGCACAAGAAAGATCACCGCGGATCTTTGTCACCGCTTAGCAAACGCATGGCTCAATACAATAATCCACCTGCTGCCATTGTCGCGGCTCACGATGCCGCTGTTCCCTTACCCTATACAGGTTCTAGGGACAAGTCGGACGACTACGAAACCAAAGTGCGAAAGTTCTTGGAGCAAACTAAGGACGACTCTGACTACGAAGACAAG GTACGGAAGTTTTTGGAGGAGACTGCTCGCTGGAAGAGAGAACGGGAGAAAGATAAAAAGCACTCGGAGAgtgagaaaatgaagaaaaagaagaagaaagagaagaagggaAAGGATAAAGACAAAGATGATAAGAAaactagaaagaaaaagaagaaggaagagcGTAAGAAACGCAAGAGCAAAGACAAACTCGAACGCGACTTGGAAGCCCTTCGGAAATCTTCGCTCCCCGATCTAGAACAGCTTGAATCAAAACTGAGCGCCTACTAcgcgaaagttgaaaaagaaacggcTGTATTGAAGAg CAACGCAGAGAAACTTGCTGAAAGCACACGTAGAGAAGAGGAAATTCGTAGAGAAAGAGAacgagaaagggagagagacgAAGCTGCTAAAGCCTATCATGAACGAGAGCCAAGGGCGCCGCTGACTGCGCAACAACGCAAAG ATATTCAAAGGAAACCAATTACAGATATATTTGAGCAAGAAGCTCAGCTGATTCATCCAGAAACAAAATTAACGTTGGATACAGCTGCTCTCAACGCCAAATGGAAGGCTGCCCAGGCGGCTAGATACGTCAACAA ACAAAAAGAAGCGCACGTGCAGAAGTGGCAGGACATTCAACCGGATAAAAAGCCGCCACTTAAGTTAGACAGCGACGAAGATGGAGATAACGAGCACGAAGAAAAGCTACAGAGAGCGGCACTGGAGAAATCGTTGAACATAAGAAAGCAAATGCAACGTGAATTGGCCGAAAAAAGAGCCACAACGCAGCCGTTGGTTCAGCCAACACCGCCGCCTCCGCTGCCAAAGGAACCGCCGCTACCGAAACAGGTTCCAGTCAAGTACCCGACTCCCCAGCCCCAAAACAAATTCCAGTCTTATAAAGAGGCCTCGCTGTCCACTTTGCCATCTTCTCTGCCCTCGAGTAAATTCTCCTCTGGTGCACTCGGCGGTAAGTTCCAGCCGATCGGTCAAACGAACAGCGGCAATGTCCATCCGCCAGAACCGCCTGGTCCTCGACCGCCGGCTGCGAAAACTCACAGCAGCCAAGCGAAGGGTCCGAGAACCGATTCAGACAGTGAAAACGACCGCCGGAGGCGCGGTGACATGAAGAAGCGAGAGTCTCTTGGTCGAGGCGGCGGTGGTGGTGGCGGTGGAACGGCCGGTGACGGGAATTCGAAGAGAATAAGTCGCGACCGCCCTGCTAAGCGGAATACGCGAAGTCGATCACGCAGTGGATCGAGTTCTGGATCGTCGCGGTCGCGGTCTGGCAGACGATCGCGGTCCAGGTCGTACTCGGGGCGTAGATCCGGTAGCTACGAGCGTAAATATAGCCGCTCGCCGTCCGGTTCGTACAGCAGATCGAGGTCCAGGTCGCGGTCACGGTCCTACACGAGAAGCCGTAGCCGCAGCAGGTCGGGAGACCGCGGTTACTATAGGAAACGGCAGTTCAGACCGTACAACAACAGAGGAACATACTACAAGCCGCGGTTCCAGGGTTTCAACAACCAGAACCATCGGGGCGGTGGAAACTTCCAGAACAGGAACAGGTTCTACAACAACAACCAGCACAACAACCGTTTCGGAAACCGGCGAGGCGGAGGCTTCAACAACCGCGGAGGTGGTCGCGGTAGGGGCGGGGGAAACAGGGGTGGCCGATTTTTCCACGGTAAACAAAACTTCCGGGACTTCCGGGACCGGCGAGACTTCAGGGACAGGCGAGGATCGTCGCGCGATAGATACAGCGACAGAAGCTACTCACCCGATCCGATGCGAAAGGTAGACGAGGCCAAAGAGAAGATAAACAAGATGCTCGAGGGCGGGAACGAGGCCGGGGATCGGGAGAGAGACTCCCAGCGGGATAGAGAGAGGGAGCGAGGCGAGCAGCAGGGTGGCGGGGGCTCCGGCCTCCCGCAAGGCAAAAGACAGGACGGCCCTCTGAGCGAGGGGGAGGAGAGGGACGATGATGACTACGAGAGGTGGGGGGAAGGGGAGGGGGGCGAGTCAGCTAACAACAAG aacgacgacgacgaccatGACGACGAGGCTTTCCCACCCGGTACCACTGGCGACGCTAGCCTGGAAGGAAAGGATATCTTCATTGAGCGAATGAAGCAACGAAGCAAGAATGTTTTAATGCAGAGAGCCCTCGCAGCCAAGATCTGGTAG